A window of the Pseudomonas fluorescens genome harbors these coding sequences:
- a CDS encoding DUF4124 domain-containing protein, whose protein sequence is MMRGLIALCLSLIALGASAEVFTYIDAQGNRVYTDQPRGNAKRVPLATSNRMASNPSSAATVKPSKKSAEPPLFHYDMLRVLIPEPDATIRSSAGELIVSVTSEPGLQRGHLYRLLLDGQAVGEPGLSPVFPLSNIDRGSHNLSVEILDAQGRTVEKTANQPFHMQRISLAQKRQVKPCVSADYGVRPECPLKDKPAEPKNPFLRFF, encoded by the coding sequence ATGATGCGGGGATTGATTGCCTTGTGCCTGTCGCTGATCGCGCTCGGCGCATCGGCCGAGGTGTTCACTTACATCGATGCACAGGGCAATCGCGTCTACACCGATCAACCGCGGGGCAACGCCAAGCGTGTGCCGCTGGCGACCAGCAATCGCATGGCCTCGAACCCGAGCAGTGCCGCAACGGTCAAGCCTTCGAAAAAATCAGCAGAGCCGCCGCTGTTCCACTACGACATGCTGCGCGTGCTGATCCCCGAGCCGGACGCAACCATTCGCAGCAGCGCCGGCGAACTGATTGTCAGCGTCACCAGCGAGCCGGGCCTGCAACGAGGTCATCTGTATCGCCTGCTGCTGGATGGCCAGGCCGTCGGCGAACCCGGTCTGAGCCCGGTGTTCCCGCTGAGCAATATCGATCGTGGCAGCCACAACCTGTCGGTCGAGATCCTCGACGCTCAAGGCCGAACCGTGGAGAAAACCGCCAACCAGCCGTTCCACATGCAGCGCATTTCCCTGGCACAGAAGCGTCAGGTCAAACCGTGCGTCAGCGCCGACTATGGCGTGCGCCCGGAATGCCCGCTGAAAGACAAACCCGCCGAACCGAAAAATCCTTTCCTGCGTTTCTTCTGA
- a CDS encoding DUF4124 domain-containing protein, translating to MGRTLLYILLLIALPAAAQIYKYTDASGNTVYSDHAPDGVQAQPVELPPLNSVQPQAPGAPSSDTTSREPARNAYEVLELTGLPTEEALRANNGTFTVSVLLKPRLQPPHQLRLLLDDVPYGQPSNVPILQLVNVDRGEHRLAVQVINGEAIIQQSPPVVFTVQRVHKP from the coding sequence ATGGGTCGCACCCTTCTCTATATTCTGCTGCTGATCGCCCTGCCCGCCGCCGCGCAGATCTACAAGTACACCGATGCCAGCGGCAACACGGTGTACAGCGATCACGCGCCGGACGGGGTGCAGGCGCAGCCGGTGGAGTTGCCGCCGCTCAACAGCGTCCAGCCTCAGGCACCGGGCGCGCCCTCTTCAGATACCACCAGCCGTGAGCCTGCGCGCAATGCCTACGAAGTGCTGGAGCTGACCGGTCTGCCCACCGAAGAAGCCCTGCGCGCCAACAACGGCACCTTTACAGTCAGCGTGTTGCTCAAGCCGCGCCTGCAACCGCCGCATCAATTGCGTCTGCTGCTGGATGATGTGCCTTATGGCCAGCCGAGCAATGTGCCGATCCTGCAACTGGTGAATGTCGACCGGGGCGAGCATCGGCTGGCGGTGCAGGTAATCAATGGCGAGGCGATCATTCAGCAGAGCCCGCCGGTGGTGTTCACCGTGCAGCGGGTGCACAAGCCATGA